The Cryptomeria japonica chromosome 9, Sugi_1.0, whole genome shotgun sequence DNA segment TTAGAAATGAAATCCATACAATTCTATTTTACAATTTGACTTTAGTGTTAGCAAATAAATTATACGCTGACCTTTGTTTTCTCACAATTGTAGCTTTGATTTACCTTAAAGGTTGTCCTTACAGGCCATGCCTCTTATCAATACTATAATTCTCTAACTAATTTATTGGGGAAAACTCGACAGGCTATTTAGACTATTCAAATCATTATATTGCAGGTCTTCTAAAATGTTCGCTGTATCGTTATTTTCTCTAGAGTGATCTCATTTTTTTGTCCTCCAAACTTATGCAAGGTGAATTTTTTGCATTGCTATTTTCTCTATTGTGTTTTGATTTGATATGATCATAGGTGGAAGTGGTGATTTGTTGATCAAGCTTAACTGCATCTAGCCAGTCATTAGCATACTGAAACAAATtttattgctagatgtgactcattagcttgcgcTTGTTGAgctttagcattttttattttgTGCAAGGTTCTGCTTCAGAACATAATTAGTTTTACATTTTAAAACTCTACATTTAGTTTTTTAACTCTTTAATTTTGAAACATTTTCACTTCCCCATAAACCTGAGCTTCTCGAGTGGTTTATCTGGTGCCTAATGCTTGTTAGTGAGTTCTCTCTTTCCTTAAATAGGTAAAAATTGTGTTTTAAGGACATAGGAATCAGCCATCCTAATATGAACCTTCACTAGAGTCCTCTCGATCCATGCTCTAGTACCCACCTAAACACCTTCTTTCATTACTGGCGTTTCCAATTGCCTCTGCTCACACCTTGTGTAAATTTTCCTAGATGTTTTGAGgttgcttttcaatttcttttggtgGCTGTGATTCCTATTTTACTGCATTTTCGTTATCTTCCTTTTCTTGATTTGAATTGAGAAGTAATCTTTTTGTCATTTCTTCTTTGATCAGTTACCTCATTTCTTTTGTTGCGTGCCTCCCTTGCCACTGGCTTCGAATGTCTGCTTTTATTGAGCCTGGAGTTCTGATTTATTTACCAATTTTCTAGCCAAATTTCTATGTTCAAAGTAAATTCTGCATTAGAATGGTAAAATTCATGTGGCTATCAGTTGTCTTTAGGTGATCATCCGTAAATCATTTAAGTCAGTAGGTCttttttctattccaaaatctatATATACTTTTAAGTTtttaacatagtgtaattttcatTTTCCTGATGATTTTATGAGTTCAAATGTACTTCCAAGTTTTTCCTATGAGCTCAAAAGATCATATTCCAAGACAAATACTTCAGTAAGATTCACTTGCCATAAATGACTAGACTTCTTCATAAATGAAATTTCTAGTGTATCTGAGAAAAATAAAGCCCTTGAGGTAACCCATTCACGAGACAGGTCCCTTTCAGTTTCCAATTGTTTTTGTCCTATTTTGATATAGTCTCCATTACGGATTGTAATCGGATAGACCTGCATGTAATGGAATAGTCCCCATGCAGATCCTTGGAATTTGATATTCCTTCTATCAAGGATCCAAGATTCTATGTAATGAAAGGATCCCATTTTCAAGGGATCATATGGCTAGAGATTTATCTCTGTTTATCACTTATAATTGAGTTAAGGACTCCAATGGACAGGCTTGGATGAGAATGACATGAATGGAAATAAGAACTGAGCAACAGAAGTACCTGGCTCAAGTTAGAACTTATATATCCACTCTCCACTCCATTGGTAGACACAGATGGTTGCAAGGCCACAAGTATCGTGACCTAACAAAGAGATGAGGATTCCAAAACAGCAATAAATAAGGAGACAGTTAAGAAGCAGCTAATAGTTGTGTTGTTGCTTTTTTAAATGATAATTCTTTTATGTGCTTTTTGTCACAGTGCAATGTTGAATTGAAAAAGACAACAAAAGTTACAAACTTAAATGAAATGTGAAGTCTTATCCAACCTTTTAAATCTAAAAAAGTACAAGGTTTGTGTTACTTGAAGTTAGTCTTTTCCAACAAAATGTACAGGGAATCCCACCTGAGTCAGTTAAATACATCTCTTCTTGATGTACACATCTAAAATTCAAATGTTGGCAAACAATTGTTGATGCTGCATTGGGCACGTTAATAACAATAGAAGAAATCCATTCTACTGCTCAAATGATTTTCCTTTAGTTCAGTCATGGATATATTGCTACTGAATAGTCGTGCCTTCTATTAACAATAAGTGTTATATGCAGAACATATAAACTTTAGTTTGCTCTTACATTAATATGCTCAAACCTCAAGAGAATGGAATCTGATATGTTATTAGTTTGGTAACTTTGTTGTATGTTGGCAAGAGCAACACTACTGGAATCTCTTATTTAGGCATTCAGCAGAATGTTTCTTAGCTGTAAACAAACAAGATTGTGATAAGATTCTATTCCACAATGCCTAGTTAGCAGCCATCAGCTGAGCTGAAATCAATCCAATATTCAAATGAACATATGGTTCTATTTACAAGTTCGACTTTGTTTTCTTTATCCTCGTGAAGTTAGTTTTTTTATCATCTGATCCTTATAAAGTTAGTTTTTTGATCTCTTGATCCTTCTAAAGTTAGGCTTAAGTTGAGGATTTGGATTTGGACTGAAGCTTGGTCGTGGTAGCTGGGATGGCTGAAAAGGAAGTAGAGGTTTCTTCATGCCCATTAAAGCCTTTGATTTTTGAGATACACTGCACGCTTGGGTGTGTGGTGTCCTAGGTGTTGACTGATTTACTGCTTCTAATAGGGATACAGTTGAGCTCATATTCAACTTATTGAAAGTTCTAAGTGGTTCTATTCTTTCAAGAATACTTGGAATTTGCCCCTTAGCAAGAAGACCTGGCGACATATTCATTTTTTCATGTCTTTCTTTTCCCATTTTATCAGGTTGGAGATTCCCTTGATCTGCCCTGTATTTGCTGATATCTAAATTCTGTTCACCATCTGGATTTGGTGATTGAATGGGCACAGATTTATGGTTATCGATTGGTAAATTCTGGCTATTGATTGAAAGATTCTCTTGTGGATTTGGTGTTGGCAATGCCACAGATCTGCAATAACAGCACGACCCGTTAGAAGTTCACTTTACCCCCTTCATAAATTGCTTTGAAGCATAAACCTCACATAATCTATTGCACATGAACCACTTTAAATGAGCACACCTGAATTGTAAACTTTCTTTAACAAGCCAATTCAATTTTGTATGACAACCCCGCTCTTGGTTTAGTGGGTTGTAATCTTGGAAACCCATCTGCATGGAAAATATTAAATTTGCTGGATTGATATCTAACTAAAATGCTTCACAATACTACAAATGTGTGACAATGGTATAAGGAGAAACACCTTTGTCAAGCTGGAGTTGATGGAGGCTATGAACTCCTCAGGTACAGCAGTGTACATTGCTTCAACTGAATCTGGAATAGGTAAATATTCTTCTGACGTAGCAATTCTCTTCAACAAATAAGATAGAAAACATGTGAGCTTAACAAAAATTACAAAATGGATGAGTTACAGAAAAACATATCCAGAGGTTCAAAATGAATAAAAATTGCAAGTGAAATGCTCTTAAGAAGGGCTAGAAATTACTCGAAGTAGCACTTTTGCAGTGCTGGTTGGTTGAAGTAGATAAAAACATGGAATAGTAGACTCAAACTTGCATTCAACATCACAGGATGATGCGCAAATTAATCCACAATCCATTGAATCAAGAGCTTGACAAAGACCTAAAAAAGCTGTCGAGTTACATGATAGTGTCAGTCAGATTGGGAGATTCTTGCTGTAAATAAAAGCTTGTTTGTCTCATGCATGTTGCTTACTttgatgatttgtctttgttttatcTCCCTCTGTTGTGAGATGGTTGGAAGAAGCTAATATGATAAATGAAGACCCAAAAAATAGATCTTCACGATCCAGAAACATAGAATGCTAAATCAGCACGTGCAATAAAACACTTAATTATGGTGTTGTTTAAGGTGAAAAAATGAAAGCGAGAACCTTCACTCAAAGAAGCCAATCGTACACACTGAATGATGTTAAATGCTACTGTTGTAGAGACAGGTTCAAGTCTGGGAATCTTCTTAAATGACGGTAGAAGTAAAATTGTTTCCAGACCTATCTTTAATCCATTTTCAGTCAAGTCATAATTATCAAGCTCTTGGCCTGTAATTGGGCATACTGATTTTTTATTTCCTTCCTTCACAGCATTCGCAGTGTCTGTATAAGCTCCATGGCATCTGCATGTCTGAACAAAATAGTATAACAGTTACAATTTGACTCCTCCTGAAGATAATAATAAGTGCATATATGCAATATAAGCACTCCCAAAATACTTTCCCTGCAAATAAACTAGACACTCTCAAATCCGGACAACCAGATGCCAACAATTTGATCCTCAGAGTATGTCTCTAAAATTAATACAAGAGATTGAATCTAATTTGAATTCATATCTAGCAATTAGATTCCTACCAACAGAACAACAAACTAGGAAGTGAATTAGAGAGATTTAAATGACTGGACAAATAGAGCTTTTTGATTTCCAGTGCAACTCTAAGTTTTAGTTCACACAATTAACAAAGCATAGGTAAGAAACTATTGTAAATGGCAGAGTCGTATATGCCCATACCTGGCAAGGCCGGAATTTGTCTTCAATATGCATTATTGCAGGAAATAAGTTGCAGAAAATTTTATTTCTAGATTCCACCAGATTATCTTTGAAAACAAGGACTGCTTGCACAGGTTCTCTAAGTTCATCTTTTATATCTTGGAACCACCGTTTAACAAGACTGCAAAAACTCCAATGATCTGCATTTGTAAAAATTATAATGGTATTAGAAAGGTTAAGAGAATCCAACATATAGTAATCTTGAAAATGTTTCTTCTTACAAAATATATGTAAAAAACAAGTTAAAATACCTCTCTGAACTCTGTGGaacaaacaatttttaaaatcagaGATACTATTTGTGAAATCTTTAACCTTTTCTAGGAGCATGGACTctgaaaaacttccccattggacTTTTGTATGAACTTCACATTCAATCTGAATGAATTCTATTGTCACACAATGATCAGCTGCATCCTGGTAAAATGATATGCCAATCTGGGAATTAACTTGGTAATAATTGTTGGAAATTGGAATTAATTACAATCAAAAAGTACCATAGCATGTTACAGAGTCTACGAAttcaaaagtgtaaaattgtcttaaattttttttttttcaacataccatcacaGTTTTCCGGAAGGTTACAGCATTCTCCATGAAAAAGCTACTGATCATGATTACCTTCCTGCCTATGGTTTCAGTGCCCCAGGAATACAGTCCTCCATTGCTCGTCAAAAGTGTACTCAAACATGACACTGCTTAATCCCACATTATAGAGCTTCATCAAAACCAACATAATTGAGATTTAATGGTAAAACCATTTCACAGTGATCTAGATCAAGAAATGCAGaaattcctttttcattgatgcagCTTAATCTGCTTGATACCTTGTTGATGGCTTTGTGAAAATTCAAAAGCCTTTGACCTTGGAAGCAAGTGATCTGCAGACAAGCTATTTACAGCATGATGGAAATCTCTGAGATTGAAATTCTCTTGTGGATGATAAGCGATTCTAAGCTGTTTCATGGAGAATGCATTCAATTAGGAATTTCAGATAATTTTGAAGACCAAAAATAAACATGTTAGGATTAAAATTTGTGAACTTAAAAATAGGATGAACAGTTGCCACAATTGAGCACAACTACATAAACAACTTACTGATAACTATTGAGCATTCCTCCCAAGCAGCTAGATAGGTACACTACAGACGTTCTAGAATTTATGAATATGATTTAGATAACCCTGGTAATTGAAAGCTGTTAACCAGtgagctttatatatatatataagagaggaGAGCCATCCATTTATCTAGGATTCTATAGCGATTTGGCAATCGGTTTGTATGGTTTAGTACAGAGTCATACTTGCAGAAATCACAATTCGATCGCTATAGAATCCTAGATAAATTATCGAATTGTGATTTCTGCAAGTATGACTCTGTACTAAACCATACAAAACGATTGCCAAATCTCTATAGAATCCTAGATAAATGGATGGCTCTCCTCTCTTCCTTATGGCCGAGTTCCTAAAGGCCCTTTTGTCATGTATATGGGCGCACTCAATTGATGTCTTTTGATCTTAGACAGACTAAAATTGTAAATAAGGATACATGACGCCAATGTCAAGATCTTAACCAATCTGAAATACTTTGCATGTGCATTTTTTCAGTTGAAAATAAGTATTGTATATAAAATAGCATGTCTACTGAAACAGAGTTTCATGGCCCCTGTAACATCCAGAGAGCCGAGAATAGCACTAAGGTATATTATAGCATTAAGAGTCTAAGTAATGCTGAGAGACTAAAACTGATATAAAAATTCTGGCTATAATCCTACCGTATTTTTGATGTTtcagagtgtggggttttttaacCTAAAGGGGTTTCCCCATAAATTTTGGTTTTTCTTCTCTTctaattttttctccttctttcaaattttaggtgttGAATTTACATgttatcatggcaaacacatctaaCATCAAACACTGCCTCTAAGCTCTTCACAAATTGTCTTTCACACTTCTGTTACACCAAATCTGCTTGTTCATCATTCACATTCACTTCATCTAAGAGTCATGAATGCCTTTAAAATATCGTGAATGGAATTTTATCCTCAAAAGGGTACTGTTTAGATAACCAGAATTCTAAGCATATTTGTTCGGTTCCCAGAGGCAGGTATCAGAAAGCAACTGGTTACCCTTAcagttgaaaggaaaaaaaaaaccaaGACTTATGGCAGCGTGACTCATAGGATTCTTCGTCTTCTATTGATTTCTAAGCTTAAACATCTTCAGTTGTAAAAATGTAGTCTAACTTTTCAAGGGAAAGAAACGCCTAACCGTCTCACATTTTCATCGACAATGCAAAACACAGAATATTTACAAATCGTTTTACTAAATGATTCCAAAAAATCATTCCTGTATTCATAATTTTTGAATTCAATTTCAACTAACTCGAAATCCCTGTCAAACACCTTTAAAAATTCAATGTGTTGACTGTATATTTTTTGGCTTTAATTTGAAAAATTGTTACACTATAGCTAGTGCATTTACACGGTCCGAAACGACAAGGCAAATTATATTTAG contains these protein-coding regions:
- the LOC131066702 gene encoding uncharacterized protein LOC131066702 isoform X2 encodes the protein MQNLCSALSKMGLLCFVLDLSSFQPSLLKDLKQYLLELANLYALSKESREEIHKYSCSAIALCCIQKNKVSGSNELRIAYHPQENFNLRDFHHAVNSLSADHLLPRSKAFEFSQSHQQVSCLSTLLTSNGGLYSWGTETIGRKVIMISSFFMENAVTFRKTVMDAADHCVTIEFIQIECEVHTKVQWGSFSESMLLEKVKDFTNSISDFKNCLFHRVQRDHWSFCSLVKRWFQDIKDELREPVQAVLVFKDNLVESRNKIFCNLFPAIMHIEDKFRPCQTCRCHGAYTDTANAVKEGNKKSVCPITGQELDNYDLTENGLKIGLETILLLPSFKKIPRLEPVSTTVAFNIIQCVRLASLSEAFLGLCQALDSMDCGLICASSCDVECKFESTIPCFYLLQPTSTAKVLLRRIATSEEYLPIPDSVEAMYTAVPEEFIASINSSLTKMGFQDYNPLNQERGCHTKLNWLVKESLQFRSVALPTPNPQENLSINSQNLPIDNHKSVPIQSPNPDGEQNLDISKYRADQGNLQPDKMGKERHEKMNMSPGLLAKGQIPSILERIEPLRTFNKLNMSSTVSLLEAVNQSTPRTPHTQACSVSQKSKALMGMKKPLLPFQPSQLPRPSFSPNPNPQLKPNFRRIKRSKN
- the LOC131066702 gene encoding uncharacterized protein LOC131066702 isoform X1, whose amino-acid sequence is MQNLCSALSKMGLLCFVLDLSSFQPSLLKDLKQYLLELANLYALSKESREEIHKYSCSAIALCCIQKNKVSGSNELRIAYHPQENFNLRDFHHAVNSLSADHLLPRSKAFEFSQSHQQVSCLSTLLTSNGGLYSWGTETIGRKVIMISSFFMENAVTFRKTVMDAADHCVTIEFIQIECEVHTKVQWGSFSESMLLEKVKDFTNSISDFKNCLFHRVQRDHWSFCSLVKRWFQDIKDELREPVQAVLVFKDNLVESRNKIFCNLFPAIMHIEDKFRPCQTCRCHGAYTDTANAVKEGNKKSVCPITGQELDNYDLTENGLKIGLETILLLPSFKKIPRLEPVSTTVAFNIIQCVRLASLSEDLFFGSSFIILASSNHLTTEGDKTKTNHQTFLGLCQALDSMDCGLICASSCDVECKFESTIPCFYLLQPTSTAKVLLRRIATSEEYLPIPDSVEAMYTAVPEEFIASINSSLTKMGFQDYNPLNQERGCHTKLNWLVKESLQFRSVALPTPNPQENLSINSQNLPIDNHKSVPIQSPNPDGEQNLDISKYRADQGNLQPDKMGKERHEKMNMSPGLLAKGQIPSILERIEPLRTFNKLNMSSTVSLLEAVNQSTPRTPHTQACSVSQKSKALMGMKKPLLPFQPSQLPRPSFSPNPNPQLKPNFRRIKRSKN